A part of Halogeometricum sp. S3BR5-2 genomic DNA contains:
- a CDS encoding group I intron-associated PD-(D/E)XK endonuclease codes for MSRNTGHVDGELAEFAVAADLVRNDCRVSYTHGQYKYDLVADKDDELLRVQVKKANQMNKKSWKYRIFTDRYEAGQVDIFAGYVVQEDKVFYATFDEVGQNEFRVNAKGRDEMTEHNASIANILDDYTFAQALSNLHDHTVTPDAEDTGQNPDST; via the coding sequence ATGAGTCGGAACACCGGTCACGTTGATGGCGAATTGGCTGAATTCGCAGTTGCTGCAGATCTCGTTAGGAACGATTGTCGAGTCTCGTACACCCACGGCCAGTACAAATACGACTTGGTCGCAGACAAAGACGACGAACTCCTGCGAGTGCAGGTCAAGAAGGCCAACCAGATGAACAAGAAATCCTGGAAATACCGGATATTCACAGACCGATACGAGGCGGGTCAAGTCGACATATTTGCTGGCTACGTCGTTCAGGAGGACAAAGTATTCTATGCAACCTTCGATGAGGTCGGCCAAAACGAGTTCAGAGTGAATGCGAAAGGTAGAGACGAAATGACGGAGCACAATGCGAGTATCGCGAACATCCTTGACGACTATACTTTCGCTCAAGCACTTTCGAACCTGCATGACCACACTGTGACCCCGGACGCAGAAGACACGGGACAGAATCCAGACTCGACCTAA
- the pglX gene encoding BREX-5 system adenine-specific DNA-methyltransferase PglX produces the protein MEGDSLSQRKAQLDKAEREHLEDIVEDLRERVEGNVRFQLTQKGLDDEPEDLESVNEDMERLVEAIELEVVDGHTWDEAFEQYVTGVGYTIVNRLAALRCMEVRDFVGEEVTVFKENGLTPAAETLVHEEFLLEDEAILEAYHNACDEFAEEIEILFDRSSAYSLIDPDDDTFEELCEKLDSVPDEVWRADDVLGWVYEYYNVKLLDDLRRKGDRKGLDPEDVPPANQFYTPHWVVRMLTDNSLGKLYLEHTGELQGVVKSQEAFSSDERKNRPLSPDKSPDVADFCTYLVPSEEEGESTDFEHPEELRVIDPACGSGHFLLYAFDVLERIWRAETDLSAEEIPRKILQQNLYGVDLDMRACQLAAFNLYLKGRTRTEAEGTEGFDMPEVGIVCADAKVADVDGVEAVFDEVAGDNPKVEGALRRILDAFEEVHGLGSLLDVRGTLGDLFEDDSDTEGVQITLDDDPTVDHTLGQVLHSLREAVEEHRDSDSFLAQDLRSFVRLLDILAQDYDVALMNPPYGAQNRMPDVVQSYVRSKFDYPPEFYVNFFEVGSRIVHDSGRVGMLIPHSFMFKNTFQEFREDFVGEQGGFDFLAEFGYGILDNAMVGTVGTVVRVGDNESTQGSFIRLHDVDSYQKERVFRETVFEQSSENDVKRVFHVPYDEFKHIPRTPLCYSTPEAIRRLHDTETKLDPDAARVEGTSLGTAAKGMDTNDNDRFIRYHWEVDGDDRYIPYAKGGTDAWVLPRISTSLNWAFDGDELRRAGAALKNEEQFGKAGLTWTYVKRTGRRFGYFPPGGSFDGTGCMFFTDAVSDWVLMAILNSNLYHALFLSLTVERHWQVGDVGRMPWVEDLAEQDQLAELAQEQFRLQLENESRKPTSPHYIGPRLLPKTYPADSVYEHAHVDHITEIVETEMTGDAANMSITSRVAQVERERLRRRSRLEELSGAIDEHVFETVGVSPETEARVRQEIFLRTSESPEDREIPDPESVPEVPDNVDRHVKDLVHHFAMEVVRAEPDGIIPLHSTGGKADILDRIIDRFQEAYGKHASDRLAEVDECLGATAAAEEAYPNLRAFVEEHLFDYHVDKMESTPILWKLTSERLIADSAGEGFACFVDYHSLDSGLLDRLATQYLEPRKAELRERRSAANRRRSDQSLSTSEQAEAAEQYERCASGLNQISVFEDVLQDLGSTTERDFGDEDRQLVEELAPKVATFREETRERVETLADLRERNSEEWFQDTFSDNFWNAVDEWRYEWNDALSELERACEEYVNPSDESVEAHLADLFEYFNDRLKGSDHYSSTGILFMTYYFEREGAELLDDDGQPFENLKDEERLLASLATSLDDPSVVDMEFLEAIADEEGVENVDNLLPLAEFKALAEEIGDRCQTIDKRIPSNWTDRALSEITTEGYQPNHKHGVEINIAPLAEADIVPKTVEDDVL, from the coding sequence ATGGAAGGCGATTCACTCTCTCAGCGAAAGGCGCAACTGGACAAGGCCGAACGTGAACATCTCGAAGACATCGTCGAAGATCTCCGTGAACGCGTCGAGGGCAACGTCCGGTTCCAACTGACGCAGAAGGGTCTCGATGACGAGCCGGAGGATCTTGAATCGGTGAACGAGGATATGGAGCGGCTCGTCGAAGCAATCGAACTCGAAGTTGTGGACGGTCATACGTGGGACGAGGCGTTCGAACAGTACGTCACAGGTGTCGGGTATACCATCGTCAATCGCCTTGCAGCGCTGCGCTGTATGGAGGTACGTGACTTCGTCGGCGAGGAGGTCACCGTCTTCAAAGAGAATGGTCTGACGCCGGCTGCAGAGACGCTCGTCCACGAGGAATTCCTACTGGAAGATGAGGCCATCCTCGAAGCGTATCACAACGCCTGTGACGAGTTTGCCGAGGAAATCGAGATTCTCTTCGACCGTTCATCCGCTTACAGTCTTATCGATCCAGATGACGATACCTTCGAGGAACTCTGCGAGAAGCTCGACTCGGTCCCTGACGAGGTCTGGCGGGCCGACGACGTGCTCGGCTGGGTCTACGAATACTACAACGTCAAACTGCTCGACGACCTCCGGAGGAAAGGCGACCGCAAAGGCCTCGACCCTGAGGACGTTCCACCAGCGAACCAGTTCTATACACCTCACTGGGTTGTGCGGATGCTCACTGACAACTCGCTCGGTAAGCTCTACCTCGAACACACCGGCGAATTGCAAGGTGTCGTCAAGTCCCAGGAAGCGTTCTCTTCGGATGAGCGAAAGAATCGACCACTCTCTCCCGACAAGTCACCTGATGTCGCCGATTTTTGCACCTATCTCGTTCCCTCGGAGGAAGAAGGAGAATCGACCGACTTCGAGCACCCGGAGGAGCTTCGCGTCATCGACCCTGCCTGTGGGAGCGGGCACTTCCTGCTGTATGCGTTCGACGTGCTGGAGCGTATCTGGCGTGCCGAGACGGACCTCTCTGCGGAGGAGATTCCGCGGAAGATTCTCCAGCAAAATCTCTACGGCGTCGATCTGGATATGCGGGCCTGCCAGCTCGCGGCGTTCAATCTGTATCTGAAGGGCCGGACCCGCACAGAGGCGGAAGGTACTGAGGGTTTCGACATGCCTGAAGTTGGTATCGTCTGTGCGGACGCGAAGGTGGCCGATGTCGACGGTGTCGAGGCAGTGTTCGACGAGGTGGCCGGCGACAACCCGAAGGTTGAGGGCGCCCTCCGCCGAATCCTCGACGCTTTCGAGGAAGTCCACGGGCTCGGGAGCCTGCTTGACGTTCGCGGGACGCTCGGTGACCTATTTGAGGACGACAGCGATACGGAAGGCGTTCAGATCACGCTCGACGACGATCCGACAGTAGACCACACGCTCGGACAGGTGCTCCACAGTCTGCGGGAGGCCGTCGAAGAACACCGAGACTCGGACTCGTTCCTAGCACAGGATCTTCGGAGCTTCGTCCGGCTACTGGATATCCTGGCACAGGACTACGACGTGGCACTGATGAACCCGCCGTATGGTGCACAGAACCGTATGCCGGACGTCGTGCAGTCCTACGTCCGGTCAAAGTTCGACTACCCACCCGAGTTCTACGTCAACTTCTTCGAAGTCGGGAGCCGGATCGTTCACGACTCCGGTCGCGTCGGGATGCTCATCCCGCACAGTTTCATGTTCAAGAATACCTTCCAGGAGTTCCGGGAGGACTTCGTCGGAGAACAGGGAGGCTTCGACTTCTTGGCGGAGTTCGGGTACGGTATACTGGACAATGCAATGGTAGGAACCGTGGGGACCGTCGTGCGAGTCGGTGACAACGAGAGCACCCAGGGGTCCTTCATTCGGTTGCACGATGTCGATAGCTACCAGAAGGAACGAGTGTTCCGAGAGACGGTGTTCGAACAGAGCTCGGAAAACGACGTGAAGCGGGTGTTCCACGTTCCCTACGACGAGTTCAAGCACATCCCTCGGACGCCGCTGTGTTACTCCACGCCAGAAGCAATACGACGGCTACACGATACGGAAACGAAGCTGGATCCGGACGCTGCCCGAGTGGAGGGTACCAGTCTGGGGACGGCTGCGAAGGGGATGGATACGAACGATAATGATCGGTTTATCCGGTACCATTGGGAGGTCGATGGTGACGACCGGTACATCCCGTACGCGAAAGGTGGAACCGACGCCTGGGTGCTTCCGCGTATCTCCACGAGCCTGAATTGGGCCTTCGATGGTGACGAACTTCGTCGTGCAGGAGCTGCCCTGAAGAACGAGGAACAGTTCGGAAAAGCGGGGTTGACGTGGACGTACGTTAAACGAACGGGCCGTCGGTTCGGCTACTTCCCACCGGGTGGATCGTTCGACGGCACGGGCTGTATGTTCTTCACCGATGCTGTCTCGGACTGGGTACTCATGGCGATTCTCAACTCAAACCTGTACCACGCGTTATTCCTGTCCCTCACCGTCGAACGTCATTGGCAAGTGGGGGATGTTGGGCGGATGCCCTGGGTGGAAGACCTCGCCGAACAAGATCAGCTCGCAGAACTAGCCCAGGAGCAGTTCAGGCTGCAATTGGAGAACGAATCCCGAAAGCCGACGAGTCCTCACTACATTGGGCCAAGACTTCTCCCGAAAACGTATCCGGCTGACTCGGTGTACGAGCATGCTCATGTCGACCATATAACCGAAATCGTGGAGACAGAGATGACCGGCGATGCAGCAAATATGAGTATCACGAGCAGGGTTGCGCAGGTGGAGCGGGAGCGGCTTCGTCGTCGGTCCCGGCTGGAGGAACTCTCCGGGGCGATCGACGAGCACGTGTTCGAAACAGTCGGTGTCTCGCCGGAAACGGAAGCACGGGTTCGCCAAGAGATATTCCTCCGGACGTCGGAATCCCCGGAGGATCGTGAGATCCCAGACCCAGAATCAGTCCCAGAAGTCCCGGACAACGTCGATCGACACGTCAAAGACCTCGTCCATCACTTCGCGATGGAAGTCGTCCGTGCAGAACCAGACGGCATCATCCCACTCCATTCCACCGGCGGCAAAGCCGATATACTCGACCGAATTATCGACCGCTTCCAGGAGGCTTACGGCAAGCACGCATCAGACCGGCTCGCCGAAGTCGACGAGTGTCTCGGTGCAACGGCCGCCGCCGAGGAGGCCTATCCCAATCTCCGGGCGTTCGTCGAGGAGCATCTCTTTGACTATCACGTCGACAAGATGGAGAGTACGCCGATTCTCTGGAAGCTCACCAGTGAACGCCTCATCGCCGACTCGGCGGGCGAGGGGTTCGCGTGCTTCGTTGACTACCATAGCCTCGATTCGGGACTCCTAGACCGGCTCGCCACTCAGTACCTCGAACCCAGAAAGGCCGAACTCCGAGAACGCCGGAGCGCCGCGAACCGCCGTCGGAGTGACCAGTCCCTCTCAACGAGTGAACAGGCGGAAGCCGCCGAGCAGTACGAGCGCTGTGCGAGCGGACTCAACCAGATCAGCGTCTTCGAGGACGTGCTTCAGGATCTGGGCAGCACCACCGAACGTGACTTCGGCGACGAGGACCGACAACTCGTTGAGGAACTTGCTCCGAAGGTCGCCACCTTCCGCGAGGAAACCCGAGAGCGCGTGGAGACGCTGGCGGACCTACGCGAGCGTAACAGTGAAGAGTGGTTTCAGGACACCTTCTCGGACAACTTCTGGAATGCCGTCGACGAGTGGCGATATGAGTGGAACGACGCCCTCAGCGAACTCGAACGCGCTTGTGAGGAGTACGTCAATCCGTCTGATGAGTCAGTCGAGGCACACCTAGCGGACCTGTTCGAGTATTTTAATGACCGACTCAAGGGATCGGACCACTACTCCAGCACGGGCATCCTGTTCATGACCTACTACTTCGAGCGGGAAGGAGCCGAACTGCTTGACGATGACGGGCAACCGTTCGAGAATCTGAAAGACGAAGAGCGCTTGCTTGCCTCGCTCGCGACCAGTCTTGATGACCCCTCAGTCGTCGACATGGAGTTCCTCGAAGCGATAGCCGACGAAGAGGGCGTCGAGAACGTCGACAATCTCCTTCCACTGGCAGAGTTCAAAGCATTGGCAGAGGAAATCGGCGACCGCTGCCAGACCATCGACAAACGAATTCCCTCCAATTGGACCGACCGCGCACTCTCAGAAATAACGACTGAAGGGTACCAACCGAACCACAAGCACGGTGTCGAAATCAATATCGCACCCCTCGCAGAGGCCGATATCGTCCCGAAGACGGTGGAGGATGACGTTCTCTAA
- the pglZ gene encoding BREX-5 system phosphatase PglZ codes for MPATNTLPQCAHEAIESAIDDAADEDPVILWWDDGGYLRDIVEHASTQLRCEFRAAEQTPLELRADAPRNRTVWYVPQPSSGDVDWFKDVEHTGGVVEQHIGKLAARCFENERLQAATIRTAYKDAEDREKVAQTLYKELNGEGGLPSLQGLQTKIVLDGHDDPVQFVLEHGTRNLPDGDELLKIRDLLVDNGVKAVEGESDVRTIVERTRRWAVAEWLVDEGLEKSLLPREYQPEPSTGFGVSRPELRSMLSKTAQKRELANVYLDPDQRFWHDVLRTYDEPWKLVDCPVDASLEHRLWDEWTQSFNSGEYETCVTQAKQRHDRLESTYGDVPWTNVWEQAIDVATLANELATWEERGDTSDVVDLYGDVDGGTWQIDNAVFNLIVSGQPETGLPEEHPATATLDGLRSSLTKSRYLEYLTDLGDLVVDQIKAGSPFVGEKHAHQFFAEEQEHLQSGQSVALFIVDALRFDLAHELADSIRRELPQLEVDESTWVGTLPSDTEFGKAALTPGSKFSFNIELQDGELVPERNDRKITNHRRQTLLENDGWSYIMQDAEDEVGWSNTRVAYYWNDIDETGEKELTNFEELFSDRIEAISSIICEKLDKGEWDRAYILSDHGFVSLPKHVDIDDLHPPDNAEQVTRRWVAGTDLDDDAPGVLLDEDTHLGYLDDDAKVSILADPIQRFRNQGLPDARFYHGGVLPQEFVLNFVTITQE; via the coding sequence ATGCCAGCGACGAACACCCTCCCACAGTGCGCCCACGAGGCGATCGAGAGCGCTATCGACGATGCGGCCGACGAGGACCCAGTCATCCTCTGGTGGGACGACGGCGGCTACCTCCGAGACATCGTTGAACATGCGAGCACCCAACTCCGCTGTGAGTTCCGTGCCGCCGAGCAGACGCCGTTAGAGCTCCGTGCGGACGCACCACGCAACCGAACCGTCTGGTACGTACCCCAGCCCAGCAGCGGCGACGTCGACTGGTTCAAGGACGTCGAACACACCGGTGGTGTCGTCGAGCAACACATCGGTAAGCTAGCTGCACGCTGCTTCGAAAACGAACGCCTCCAAGCGGCAACGATTCGTACCGCATACAAGGATGCTGAGGACCGCGAGAAGGTAGCCCAAACGCTCTACAAGGAACTCAACGGCGAGGGTGGTCTCCCGTCACTCCAGGGTCTCCAGACAAAGATCGTGCTGGACGGCCACGACGATCCCGTGCAGTTCGTCCTCGAACACGGGACGCGAAACCTCCCGGATGGCGACGAACTCCTGAAGATTCGTGACTTACTGGTCGACAATGGCGTCAAGGCCGTCGAGGGCGAGTCCGACGTACGAACCATCGTCGAACGAACACGCCGCTGGGCAGTCGCTGAGTGGCTCGTCGACGAAGGACTGGAGAAGTCGCTGCTTCCGCGGGAGTACCAGCCCGAACCAAGCACGGGATTCGGTGTGTCCAGACCCGAACTTCGGTCGATGCTGAGCAAGACCGCACAGAAGCGTGAACTGGCGAACGTCTACCTCGATCCGGACCAGCGGTTCTGGCACGACGTCCTCCGCACCTACGACGAGCCGTGGAAGCTCGTCGATTGTCCGGTCGACGCCTCTCTCGAACACCGACTCTGGGACGAGTGGACCCAGTCGTTCAACAGCGGAGAGTACGAGACGTGTGTCACCCAGGCGAAGCAGCGTCACGACCGCCTCGAGTCAACCTACGGCGACGTTCCGTGGACGAACGTCTGGGAGCAGGCCATCGACGTGGCCACCCTCGCGAACGAACTCGCGACCTGGGAAGAGCGTGGCGACACCAGTGACGTCGTCGATCTCTACGGCGATGTCGATGGGGGGACCTGGCAGATCGACAACGCCGTCTTCAATCTCATCGTCTCTGGCCAACCGGAGACCGGGCTCCCCGAGGAGCATCCGGCGACGGCGACGCTCGACGGCCTTCGTTCCTCGTTGACCAAATCGCGGTACCTCGAGTACCTCACTGACCTCGGTGACCTTGTCGTCGACCAGATCAAAGCTGGCTCACCCTTCGTCGGTGAGAAGCACGCTCACCAGTTCTTCGCCGAGGAGCAGGAGCACCTCCAGAGCGGCCAGAGTGTCGCACTGTTCATCGTCGACGCGCTGCGGTTCGACCTCGCCCACGAACTCGCCGACTCGATCCGTCGCGAACTTCCCCAGCTCGAAGTCGACGAGAGCACGTGGGTTGGCACGCTCCCATCCGATACCGAATTCGGAAAGGCCGCGCTCACGCCCGGCAGTAAGTTCAGTTTCAACATCGAACTCCAGGACGGCGAGCTCGTTCCCGAGCGCAACGACCGCAAGATCACGAACCACCGTCGCCAGACCCTCCTCGAGAACGACGGCTGGAGCTACATCATGCAGGACGCCGAGGACGAGGTGGGCTGGAGCAACACCCGCGTCGCCTACTACTGGAACGACATCGACGAGACGGGTGAGAAGGAGCTGACGAATTTCGAGGAGCTGTTTAGCGACCGCATCGAAGCGATCTCAAGCATCATCTGTGAGAAGCTGGACAAGGGTGAGTGGGACCGTGCGTACATCCTCTCGGACCACGGCTTCGTCTCATTGCCGAAGCACGTCGATATCGACGATCTCCACCCGCCGGACAACGCCGAACAGGTGACCCGACGATGGGTTGCTGGAACAGATCTCGATGATGACGCACCAGGCGTCTTGCTCGACGAGGACACCCACCTGGGGTACCTCGACGACGATGCGAAAGTCAGTATCCTCGCCGATCCGATCCAGCGCTTCCGCAACCAGGGCCTCCCTGACGCGCGGTTCTACCACGGAGGCGTTCTCCCGCAGGAGTTCGTGCTGAACTTCGTCACTATCACGCAGGAGTAG